A DNA window from Pyrus communis chromosome 3, drPyrComm1.1, whole genome shotgun sequence contains the following coding sequences:
- the LOC137729517 gene encoding disease resistance RPP13-like protein 4, whose product MTMLIALVQAVTAKAVSAAAHEAQFCFNFKSELEKMKKWLGKMNCLVVDADKNLKLSDQETIKKYLSELREVIYEADNALTDCLIREEKKKKNKFFSCLLPLDPVFPHKMGRRLTNINSDMRDVHDELVKYLSASAAAQHSSMSQPISSSRPFVCSLNPHKTYGLDGDIEKLKGWILNGDEKEQAMNCIGIVGMGGLGKTTLAQKLFNDSQILAHFEKTMWVCVSENFCERGILKKLLNKVNVETSSLDSDEILRRLINVLNGKSYLIVLDDVWPYRNKSDWLNDLCSKLPTSVSKSSCIIITTRNEHVAQTMVLRNTQIHYHKPLKNEDSWDLFSEYAFRKSKGECPGDHFKDVSVNILKKCGGLPLAIKTLGSLLSEKVGSPSEWTDISDKFHELTKEGKTDSVINSLQLSYDELPFTSLKQCLLCLSIYPEDFEIDAEQLIHWWVGEGLVQQQGSNTAIELGYKYLAELVNRCLLELVDRRWYDGKVYKCKIHDMVREVIIKIAGEEAFCIFNEQGKLMQKHEQDEQKPRWFRISEDMDDDEKELEDNPKLRTFFLMSSPPNNFGKNFRFLESLRVLDLSYSKVVEDSSSLSPVTCAEDLFRDISSLQRLACLNLSGTQIREVTSSIKKLLNLQLLVLKGCKELVKIHQSIKCLKRLIVLDLGDCPLVCLPKGLGSLCLLQELTGFKVVNPAKTQGCALRELSELKQLRVLRIVLSADTEISQDEMGILSRISNLKVLTIDAEECKERETLGKLDGLKMPPNLRELYVRNYHSKTMPNWFHPAKLSRLQYLCVENCDIVRLTSDESPWKNVEGLCLKLLRFEEDWENLRKIMPALRYMEISSCFEFKNFPCSVGQRGVWTKQS is encoded by the exons ATGACGATGCTAATAGCTCTGGTTCAGGCCGTAACAGCAAAAGCAGTCAGTGCTGCAGCGCACGAAGCTCagttctgttttaatttcaaaagtgagcttgagaagatgaagaaatggcTTGGAAAAATGAATTGCTTAGTTGTCGACGCAGATAAGAACCTGAAACTGTCCGATCAGGAAACGATCAAGAAATATTTGAGTGAGCTAAGGGAAGTGATTTATGAAGCCGACAACGCATTGACGGATTGCCTGATTagggaggaaaaaaagaagaaaaataagttCTTCTCATGCTTGTTGCCTCTGGATCCGGTTTTCCCGCATAAGATGGGCAGGAGGTTGACAAACATTAATTCTGATATGAGGGACGTGCATGACGAGTTGGTCAAGTATTTGAGTGCATCAGCTGCTGCACAACATAGTAGTATGAGCCAACCCATCAGCAGCAGCAGGCCATTTGTTTGTTCACTAAACCCACATAAGACATATGGATTGGATGGGGACATAGAAAAGTTGAAAGGGTGGATACTTAACGGCGACGAGAAGGAACAAGCAATGAACTGCATTGGCATTGTGGGGATGGGGGGCTTGGGGAAAACCACCCTTGCTCAAAAACTCTTTAACGATTCTCAAATCTTGGCTCACTTTGAAAAGACAATGTGGGTGTGTGTCTCGGAAAATTTCTGCGAGCGGGGGATCCTGAAGAAGTTACTCAACAAAGTTAACGTAGAAACGTCTTCCTTGGATAGTGATGAAATATTGCGCAGACTCATTAATGTCCTTAACGGTAAATCCTATCTTATTGTCCTGGATGATGTGTGGCCTTACAGAAACAAATCAGATTGGTTGAACGACCTGTGCTCCAAGCTACCAACATCAGTTAGTAAATCCAGCTGCATCATTATTACCACCAGGAATGAACACGTTGCACAAACAATGGTTCTTAGAAACACACAAATTCATTACCATAAACCTCTGAAGAACGAAGACAGCTGGGATTTATTCAGTGAATATGCATTTCGAAAAAGCAAGGGAGAATGCCCTGGTGATCATTTTAAAGATGTCTCCGTGAATATCTTGAAGAAATGTGGTGGCCTTCCTCTGGCAATAAAAACTTTAGGAAGCTTATTGTCTGAGAAGGTTGGTTCTCCTTCAGAATGGACAGACATTTCGGACAAATTCCATGAACTcacaaaagaaggaaaaactGACTCTGTCATCAACTCTCTGCAGTTAAGCTATGATGAACTTCCATTTACCAGTCTTAAGCAATGCCTATTGTGTCTCTCCATTTATCCTGAAGACTTTGAGATAGATGCTGAACAGTTGATTCACTGGTGGGTTGGGGAGGGCCTCGTCCAGCAACAGGGCTCAAACACAGCTATAGAATTAGGATATAAATATCTCGCAGAACTAGTGAATAGATGCCTGCTGGAACTAGTGGATCGGCGATGGTACGATGGGAAAGTTTATAAGTGCAAGATACACGatatggtgcgggaggtaaTTATCAAGATTGCGGGAGAGGAGGCATTTTGCATCTTCAATGAGCAAGGAAAGCTAATGCAGAAACATGAGCAAGATGAGCAAAAGCCACGATGGTTCCGTATCAGCGAAGACATGGATGATGACGAGAAGGAACTAGAAGATAATCCAAAGTTGAGGACATTTTTTCTCATGTCAAGCCCTCCTAATAACTTTGGCAAGAATTTTAGGTTCCTGGAGTCCCTCAGGGTGTTGGACTTGTCTTACTCTAAAGTTGTCGAAGATAGCAGCAGCCTGTCTCCAG TGACGTGCGCTGAGGATCTCTTCAGAGATATCAGTTCTCTCCAACGCTTAGCATGTCTAAACTTGAGTGGAACTCAGATACGGGAAGTCACGTCTTCAATTAAGAAACTGCTTAACCTCCAGCTTTTGGTGTTGAAAGGATGCAAAGAACTAGTCAAAATACACCAATCAATCAAATGTTTGAAGAGGCTCATTGTCTTGGACCTTGGAGATTGTCCCCTTGTTTGCCTACCCAAGGGTCTAGGAAGCCTCTGTCTTCTACAAGAACTCACCGGATTCAAGGTGGTGAATCCGGCCAAAACACAAGGTTGCGCCCTTCGTGAGCTCAGCGAACTAAAGCAGCTAAGAGTTCTTCGAATTGTCCTAAGTGCTGACACTGAAATCTCCCAAGACGAAATGGGTATCCTATCAAGAATCAGCAATCTCAAGGTCCTTACCATTGACGCTGAAGAATGTAAAGAACGGGAAACTTTGGGAAAGTTAGACGGGCTTAAGATGCCTCCAAATCTCAGGGAGCTGTATGTAAGGAATTATCATTCCAAAACAATGCCCAACTGGTTTCATCCGGCCAAGCTTTCTAGATTGCAGTATCTCTGTGTCGAGAATTGTGACATTGTGAGACTGACCAGTGACGAGTCCCCTTGGAAAAATGTTGAGGGTTTGTGTTTGAAGTTGCTGAGGTTTGAGGAAGATTGGGAGAACTTGAGGAAAATTATGCCTGCACTTCGCTACATGGAGATTAGCAGTTGTTTCGAGTTCAAAAATTTTCCCTGCTCGGTTGGCCAGCGAGGAGTTTGGACAAAGCAAAGTTGA
- the LOC137728646 gene encoding probable LRR receptor-like serine/threonine-protein kinase At1g53430: MDLSENQLFGNLPNSLGKLKSLETFWVSANYLTDKIPETYGNLTSLKEFSISGNDISGPLPVETIAKWTNIEHVDLQGNNFKGKLTKEIFNLPKLQSLFISDLANDGFHLPPKIANSTNFLYLTLRNCSIIGPIPKSIGEMINLRYLDLSFNNLTGDLPFVQSNMIYYMSFSGNMLNGNIPLWIFTLSQTRMDLSFNNFSAIDYAVPNNQQLNLFACCGNSSTTASDLLYTMGPFEMKNTYCPENKPKYHSLFINCGGEETTVNGHKYDQDNDTSLFYTSPKKNWAYSLSGDFGAQNINTSDYIKRMTCGLVSNTEAPLYENARLSPVSLKYYAFCLRKGKYTVTLHFNEIVYNKNTDYTSLRKRAFDVYIQGKRRLNNFDIRKKAGSVEKPIPVNLSAEVVHDSDLLEIHLYWRGKGSISWPSFNGPLISAISVTPKFEINPDKHKGQRAALITIASIVAALLLLLAFAWRMGWLSSKEVHKIKIGEEKIGDELQDKFITVKELIKATENFSNKKKLGRSGTVYKAELHGHIVAVKKLDPAQFKKNIEDLNKEIGTIRSLQHKNILQLLDVYIDKDLQLLVYEYMEKQSLADILFGSSTSSTFKLDWNTRVNICLGIARGLNYLHEHPRVQILHRNIKSANILLNENFEAKISDFGYASLYTKEAKVKVITREVPEGYMAPECYLETNDITYKADVYSFGVVILEIVSGKRNILSKLNEETQVLLDRAYQALAEGNLKSLVDKSLYKYDEKEALVIMKLAVYCTTLGPSVRPTMSEVVSVLVREKTLDEVFPHAKLTGIGNVAGSNSLGKASAASTSSNDHGKEFLG; the protein is encoded by the exons AT gGATCTGTCTGAGAATCAACTCTTTGGTAATCTTCCAAACAGCCTCGGAAAGTTGAAATCACTCGAAACCTT CTGGGTGTCAGCCAATTATTTGACTGATAAAATTCCAGAAACTTATGGCAACCTCACAAGCCTGAAAGAGTT TTCAATATCCGGGAATGACATCTCTGGTCCCTTACCCGTTGAAACCATAGCCAAGTGGACTAATATCGAACACGT GGATCTCCAGGGAAACAATTTCAAGGGAAAGCTGACTAAAGAAATATTCAATTTGCCAAAACTTCAGTCTCT GTTCATAAGTGACCTGGCAAATGATGGTTTCCATTTACCACCAAAAATCGCCAACAGTACCAATTTCTTATATCT AACTCTGAGGAACTGCTCAATCATCGGCCCAATCCCCAAAAGCATTGGAGAAATGATAAATCTAAGATACCT AGACTTGAGCTTCAATAACTTAACCGGTGATCTCCCGTTTGTACAATCAAATATGATTTACTACAT GTCTTTTTCTGGAAATATGCTTAACGGGAACATCCCGCTTTGGATCTTTACGCTCTCACAAACTAGGAT GGATCTTTCGTTCAACAATTTTTCAGCAATAGACTATGCAGTACCAAACAACCAACAACT GAACTTGTTTGCCTGCTGCGGCAACTCCTCAACCACTGCATCAGATTTGTTATATAC GATGGGTCCATTTGAAATGAAGAACACATACTGTCCTGAAAACAAACCAAAGT ACCATtccttgtttattaattgtggtGGTGAAGAAACAACTGTTAATGGGCATAAATATGATCAAGATAATGACACGTCCCTCTTTTACACAAGTCCAAAGAAAAACTGGGCTTACAGCCTTTCCGGAGACTTTGGTGCGCAAAATATTAATACTAGTGATTACATCAAGAGAATGACATGTGGACTAGTTTCCAATACTGAGGCACCGTTGTATGAAAATGCTCGTCTGTCCCCAGTATCTCTCAAGTATTATGCTTTTTGTTTGCGTAAAGGCAAATATACTGTGACGCTTCATTTCAATGAAATTGTTTACAACAAGAATACAGACTATACTAGTTTAAGAAAACGCGCATTTGATGTATATATTCAG GGTAAGAGGAGACTAAATAATTTCGACATTAGAAAGAAGGCGGGAAGTGTAGAAAAACCAATACCGGTAAATCTTTCAGCTGAGGTTGTACATGATAGTGAtctgttggagatccacttgtACTGGCGTGGAAAGGGGTCTATTAGCTGGCCTAGTTTTAATGGACCCCTAATATCAGCTATTTCTGTGACTCCTA AGTTCGAAATTAATCCCGACAAACATAAAGGTCAACGTGCTGCATTGATTACGATTGCTTCAATCGTTGCTGCTCTGCTGCTTTTATTGGCTTTTGCTTGGAGGATGGGCTGGCTGTCAAGCAAAGAGGTCCACA AAATCAAAATAGGTGAAGAAAAAATAGGTGACGAGCTTCAAGATAAATTTATCACCGTCAAAGAATTAATAAAGGCTACTGAAAATtttagcaacaaaaaaaaacttgggcGTTCTGGGACAGTTTATAAG GCAGAACTGCATGGTCATATTGTAGCTGTGAAGAAACTAGATCCCGCTCAATTTAAGAAAAACATCGAAGACCTGAACAAGGAAATTGGCACCATAAGGTCATTACAACACAAAAATATCCTTCAACTGTTGGATGTTTATATTGATAAAGACCTCCAACTTCTTGTTTACGAGTACATGGAAAAGCAATCCCTTGCCGATATCTTATTTG GCTCGAGTACTTCTAGCACATTCAAGCTTGATTGGAATACAAGGGTTAATATTTGCTTGGGAATAGCAAGGGGTTTGAATTATCTACATGAGCATCCGAGAGTACAGATTCTTCATAGGAATATAAAATCCGCTAATATTCTtcttaatgaaaattttgaggCTAAGATATCAGACTTTGGATATGCAAGTCTTTATACCAAAGAAGCTAAAGTTAAGGTCATCACAAGAGAAGTTCCGGA AGGCTACATGGCGCCAGAGTGTTACCTCGAAACAAATGACATAACGTACAAAGCGGATGTTTACAGCTTTGGGGTTGTCATACTTGAAATTGTTAGTGGGAAGAGAAACATATTGAGCAAATTAAACGAGGAAACTCAGGTTCTTTTAGATAGG GCTTATCAAGCACTTGCCGAAGGAAATTTGAAGAGCTTGGTTGATAAAAGTTTGTATAAATATGATGAAAAAGAAGCCCTGGTCATTATGAAATTAGCAGTGTATTGCACTACTCTAGGTCCTAGTGTCAGACCTACAATGTCTGAAGTTGTGAGTGTCCTTGTTCGCGAAAAAACCCTTGACGAGGTTTTTCCACACGCCAAGCTCACTGGCATTGGCAATGTTGCTGGTTCCAACTCTTTGGGGAAGGCTTCAGCAGCATCAACTTCGTCTAATGATCACGGGAAAGAATTTCTAGGTTGA